The Ramlibacter algicola genome segment CCGGCAACGTCGTCGCGGCCTACCAGCCGGTCGACTGGGTGCGCACCATCCGCCATGGCGTCAAGCCGGGCGGCCAGCCGCTGCTGATCATGCCCAGCGAGGACTACAACCGCTTCACCGACGACGACCTGGCGGCCCTGGTGGCGTACGTGCGCTCGATGCCGCCTGCGACCGGCACGGCCGCGGAACTGCGGCTGCCCCTGCCGGTGCGGCTGGCCTACGGCTTCGGCGTGCTGCGCGATGCCGCGGCCAAGATCGACCACCAGTTGCCGCCGCAGGCTCCGATCGCCGAAGGCGTGACGGCGCAGCACGGCGCCTACGTCGCCAACATGTGCCTCGGCTGCCATGGCGAGCAGCTCGCCGGCGGTCGCATCCCCGGTGCGCCGCCGGACTGGCCCGCGGCACCGGCGCTGCGCCCCGGACCCGACTCCGCACTGCCGCGCTATGCCACGGCGGAGGACCTGCAGGCGCTGTTCCGCGCGGGCAAGCGCAAGGATGGCAGCGAAGTGAAGGTGATGCCGTTCGGGTCGCTGCGCGAGATGAGCGACACCGACGTGCGCGCGCTGCACCTGTACCTGCAGAGCCTGCCCGCGCTGCCCGGCTGAAGGTCAACGCCGCTCGTGAGCGGGGCGTTCCTGCTATGGTGACTTCCATGCATTTGCGTCCCGTCCTCTTCCTGCTTGCGAGCGCGGCGCTGCCGGCCCTCGCGCAGGCCGACACGCCCTCCCCTGCCCCGGCTGTTGCTCCTGAAATGGTCAGCGGCCTGTGGTGCGGCAGCGGCCCGCTGCACGAGTTCTCGCTGCGCCTGCAGCAGCGCGACCAGGCCGTCGAAGGCGAGCTCGTGCGCCGCGACCGCGTGCGCACGATCCAGGGGACCGTCGAAGGCAACGTGGTCCGCACGCAGTCGACCAAGGTCGGCGCGCTGGTCCTCGAACGCCAGGGCGACGAACTGAAGATCACGGGTGGCGACGGTCCGCTGGTCCTCGCCAGGGGCCAGACCTTCCGCCGCACCAGCGCCGCCGCCTGCACCGGCTGACGCGGGCGGGCCGCTCGGCCCCGGTCGCGCCGTACGGCACCTGTGGGCCGGTTCCTACACGGGGCGCGGCCTCGCGGCCCAACACTGGCGGTGCCCCCACCAGGTCGCCGCCATGCACGAGACCACCTTCAGCACGCTGCTGTACCGCTACTTCTTCTTCGGCTGGCTGTTCCGCGACACCAGCCGCGGCACGCTGTTCGAGCGCGCGGCGGCGTGGCGCTACAACCGCGAGCAGGCGCGGTGGCTGCCCACCTACATGTGGCGCTGGATGTGGTGGGGCCTGGCGTTCTACGCGCTGGGCGGTGTCGTCGAGCTCCTGCTCGACTCGCCGCTGCTGTCGATGCTGTTCTACGTGCCCAGCGCGCTGGCCGTGCCCGTGAATGCGGTGATCGCCGCGGCCTGGGTCGGCTTCAAGGCCATGCCCGGGCCGCTGTGAACGGCCTGGGGGCCTGGGCGGCAGACCGCCCAGGCTCCCTAGCGCCCGGCTTTCGCCAGCCTGAACTCGTTCGCCCCCTGCGCCGAGCCGTTCGGCGGCACGCTTTCGCCGTCGCGGTCTCGCACGCGATCGAGCGCCGCCGCCAGTTGCTCGTCCGCATCCGGCCCCGTGCCGACGTACGTGCCCTGCGTCAGCGTGATGTGCGCGGCCTCGAAAGCGCCTGCGCCCGCGCACAGCACGGTGCGCGTGGGCGCCTGCTCGGAGGCCAGCACCAGCATGGCGGGCACGACGGACTTCGGCCCGAACGAGTCCAGCATGTCGGCCGGGAACAGGTGCTCGGTCATCCGGGTGGTCGCCGTGGGCGCCAGGCAGTTGACGCGGATGCCGTGCTTCTCGCCTTCCAGCGCCAGCGTCTGCATCAGCCCGACCAGCGCCATCTTGGCGGCGCCGTAGTTGCTCTGGCCGAAGTTGCCGTACAGGCCGCTGGACGATGTCGTCATCACGACGCGGCCGTACTTGGCCGCCACCATGTGCGGCCACGCGGCCTTGGTGACGTGCACGGCGCCCATCAGGTGCACGTCCAGCACCAGGCGGAAGTCGGCCAGGTCCATCTTGGCGAACGTCTTGTCGCGCAGGATGCCCGCATTGTTGACGACGATGTCGACGCGGCCCCAGGCGCCCACCGCCTGCTGCACCATGGCCTGCACGGCCACGGGATCGGTGACCGACGCGCCGTTGGCGATGGCCTCGCCGCCCCCACGGCGGATCTCGTCCACCACCGCCTGCGCCGCCGCGGACGACCCGCCGGAACCGTCGACGGCGCCGCCCAGGTCATTGACCAGCACGCGGGCTCCGCGCGCCGCCAGGGCGAGTGCATGTTCACGCCCGAGGCCGCCGCCCGCGCCCGTCACGATGGCCACGCGGCCCTTGAAATCCAATGCCATGCTCGAAGCTCTCCGGGAATGCCAAAGCGGACGACTTTAGCTCAGCATTCCGGCCCGGAAACGACGAAGGCCGGCAGTGCCGGCCTTCCTTCGCGGGGCGTGCGCTCAACGCAGCAGGTCGCCCATCGCATCCACCACCATCGACGTGCCCACCGCGATCAACAGGATGTCGGCGGCCACGCGCACGTACTTGTGGCCGGACGGCGGCGGGGGCAGTTGCAGCAGCACCGGCTGCGGCACCGGGTAGTACACGACGCCCGCGGGCAGCGGCTGGCCGATGGCGTATTTCTTGGCCTGGCCGGGGGGCATGCAGCCGTTGTTCTTCTTCGCCAGTCCGGGCGGGCACTTCTTGCCATTGCCGTGGTACTCGTGCTCGTAGTAGCCGGCGACGACCTTGCGGTCGCGGTCGTTGAAATAGCGGCCGACGCGCGCGTCGCGGCGGTCCTCGTTGCGGCCCTTGCCGTGGTCGTCGTCCTTGCCCTTGCCCTTGTGCTTGTTGCCCTGGCCGCCCTTGCCGGCCCACTCGGGCTTGTCGGCAAAGGCCGGGCCGCCGGCGAGCGACGCGGCGAGCAGGACGAGGACGGCGCGGCGGATGGTCTTCTGGTGCATGGCTCCCTCCATGGATGAGACAGTGTCCCAACGGTAGCGTCAACGGCCGCGTTGACCGCGGCCGTAGCTGAACTGTGACGAGCCGTGACGGCGCTCAGACCGCGGCGAGCGCCGGGGCCACGGCCGCCCGGCCGAGGCCGAGCCGTTCCGGCGCAATGTACTGCTGCCGGTAGGCCTCGAACGGCAGGGTGTCGCGGGCCTCGATGTCCTTCTGGTCCTGCACCGACTGCTGCGCGAGCGACTCGAAGCGGGCCTGCGACGCGGCGGCGAAGGGCAGCGCGAGCAGCTTGGCCTTGGACTGCAGCGACTGCGCGCGCACGAAGCCGACGAACGATCCGGCGTGCTCGCGCCGGATCGCGTCGAGCACGCGGGCGGACGGCAGCTGCGACGGGTCGCGCACCAGCGCCTGCGCCGAGCGGACCGCGTCCGCGTGGTCGCTGGTGCCGTGGACCGCGTCGAGCGAGTGCGCGATCGGCATGCACGCGGCGAGCAGTTCATCGGCCCAGTCGGCCAGCCCGATCTCGCCGTTGCCGCGCTCGAGCTGCAGGCCCGGTTCGCGGCCGAAAGCGGCGGTGCGGTGCTGGTTGCGGCCGATCGCGGCGATTTCCGCCGGCGTGTCCGGCGGGCTGTCGGCCAGCAGGCAATGCAGCAGGAACACGTCGAGGAACCGCAGCGTCGGGGCCTT includes the following:
- a CDS encoding RcnB family protein, with product MHQKTIRRAVLVLLAASLAGGPAFADKPEWAGKGGQGNKHKGKGKDDDHGKGRNEDRRDARVGRYFNDRDRKVVAGYYEHEYHGNGKKCPPGLAKKNNGCMPPGQAKKYAIGQPLPAGVVYYPVPQPVLLQLPPPPSGHKYVRVAADILLIAVGTSMVVDAMGDLLR
- a CDS encoding c-type cytochrome, producing MRKWAKRAGIALGVMVLLAAAAAVVGVQLADHRMQRVVDVRVQAVAYRADAQAVERGRYLYQSRGCVDCHGANGAGRVFVDDGALRIKGPNISPGPGNVVAAYQPVDWVRTIRHGVKPGGQPLLIMPSEDYNRFTDDDLAALVAYVRSMPPATGTAAELRLPLPVRLAYGFGVLRDAAAKIDHQLPPQAPIAEGVTAQHGAYVANMCLGCHGEQLAGGRIPGAPPDWPAAPALRPGPDSALPRYATAEDLQALFRAGKRKDGSEVKVMPFGSLREMSDTDVRALHLYLQSLPALPG
- a CDS encoding SDR family NAD(P)-dependent oxidoreductase; its protein translation is MALDFKGRVAIVTGAGGGLGREHALALAARGARVLVNDLGGAVDGSGGSSAAAQAVVDEIRRGGGEAIANGASVTDPVAVQAMVQQAVGAWGRVDIVVNNAGILRDKTFAKMDLADFRLVLDVHLMGAVHVTKAAWPHMVAAKYGRVVMTTSSSGLYGNFGQSNYGAAKMALVGLMQTLALEGEKHGIRVNCLAPTATTRMTEHLFPADMLDSFGPKSVVPAMLVLASEQAPTRTVLCAGAGAFEAAHITLTQGTYVGTGPDADEQLAAALDRVRDRDGESVPPNGSAQGANEFRLAKAGR